The following is a genomic window from Thunnus maccoyii chromosome 13, fThuMac1.1, whole genome shotgun sequence.
TACATAGTATCCAAGGTAACGATGCAGCTATGAAGCATCACCGGGGATCACAAATTAGACCAGGCTTGTATCccccaggtgagtgtgtgactgttaaatggaaacctgtaaataataatgtatagctGATCTGAGAAagactttattactaattataattatattgacattcagagtgattatctatgtgaactgattcatctgtatcaataatctgtaatatagtgaGTTTTTGATCCTGGTCAAGGTTAGACCGTTGgccctgtaatttgttatttaacggTTATTAAGCTTCGTcacagaaataatttattagtattgtaagtttcctttgattatgattttatttatgttaaatagttttactgagaccGGGTTTGTATCCCCCAGATCCCGAAGTGCTTGTAAGCAATAAACAGACATCATCGAATCGACATCGGAGCTGTCTGGGTGTCTTCATTGGGAGTCAACTGACGTTAGTGACTGTCAGCCAttagtccaccatcatcatcaaaacacaacgcagagactgtaggctgtcactattatcagccatataaaacaaacttaacGGGGGCATCATAAACTGTGAGGCTAATATAGTCCCCTGTAACATAAACAACATGATTTGTCGTTGTCACTGAACACAACTGAATTTGTATAAATACATACCTGCTTCTACTGCACTGTCAATGCTGAGAGCGCTGAAGGCTGTTGAAGGACCACCGATTTCCGCCAGGGTTCTTCTGGTGGGGGCCGGAGGGACAACCGGTCTGGGACAGTCGTACTCATAAACATCCTCCAAACTGGCCTCTTGCGGATTGTCCTGGGAAACCGCGGCCGAATGTTGAGGgtggtctaaaaaaaaaaaaaaaaaaacagacgtCAAATGATGACTAGTTGTAATCAATATACAATTCACATACAGTGAGTTATGCAATGCAACATATAACatctgtgaaataaatattacCTTACTTGAAATGTTCAGTTCATGTAGAGAATACATCTGTTCTTGAGACAAAGACTGTGTTTCACATTTCCTGTGGTTCACTCAGGAAtcttaaaatgctgtttttaacattatttatgaTCTGCACTTTCAATTATAGCAACACCCATTCAGTATATATATCAATGGAGTAATTACCTATTATAGTAATTTTCATTGTTGGAGGGCTCTCCTTTAAGCAAACTAATCCTGGCAAGGGCTGCCACTAACAATTATCTTccttatcgattaatctgtaattattttctcgattaattgattagttgttttggCCTCTATTTCCAAAAACCCAGGTAAACATTTTTGTCTTACGAGATTACTCCAAACGActaaacaattatcaaaatagttcctGATCAATTTAATAGTTAAAACCTAATCAATTGACTAACTGTTGCAGTTCTAATCCTAGCTATTATACACAATGTAGTAAATACCAGTGTAATAATACTGGTACCATAGTAGAAGAAGTAGCAGTACTGTAGTGATAAAAATGACATATTACATTATTTCCCTTTATTTTCCCTACTGATGGTGATAATTTGGTGATTGAGTGTGAATGTTACCCAGGTCAGAGGTCTGTGCTGTCTCAGATGCACCAGCCTGGGCCTGGATATTACACATGGACTCGTAGACTTGGGGGTCCTCAGAGTCACTCTCACCAACTTCACTgctgagacaaagagagagcgagagaaagaaaTCATTCAGGAGTGCTAGTATTTGTCATCTCTTATGCCCAGTCTTTAATCTTCTGTTCATTTTTCGCTTTGGTGTGTGGATTTAGTCCTGTGTTTTATCATCTTTTCATCAAAGCATCAATCTAAAAccacatttttcatttgcttcATCTCCTTTATGTCATTTAGTCAGGAAggtgaaaaaacagagaatgagTGAAAGTGAgatatctgtgttttttaacatgGACAAACAAAAATGAGGCTCCAGAGCCCcctggtggacaaaatattaactGCTCCAGTAACATTATTGCGGTATTTGGTCCAGTATTCTGTACAAAACTGTGCAGATGTCAGTGCTCAGTGCTTTCCTCGaaataaacatagcacaaaaagtaaggaaatgtgtgtctggtagattatttctttgttgtaacaatgcttcttggcaataaatcttgtACCGTTGAAAaacctgtttatttccctttgaaatggtgccacatttgtaaggaacatgcatttgtgggatgagcagcagagctaaGTATGTGGattgcgcccatgaaaaatatgccaaatcttctctgccaatgccaaacagcttattctgccattgactcttgtttgtcgtttggtggattggatgattgaacCAGCATTTGTCGGTTTATGGGGTTcatcagagactacctccagaatttgggagtggagaggatagaatggcctgccagcagtcctgacctcaaccccattgaacacttgtgggatcagcttgggcgtgctgtttgtgccagagtgaccaacacaaccacgttggctgacttgcgacaaatgctggttgaagaatgggatgccatcaagagtcaatggcagaataagctgtttggcattggcagagaagatttggcaaatttttcatgggcgcaacccacatactcagctaTGCTGCTcctcccacaaatgcatgttccttacaaatgtggccatttaaaaggcaaataaacaggctttccaacggtataagatttattgccaagaagcattgttacaacaaagaaatccctactttttgtgctatgtttatgtTATAATGTCTAATTATCTTGTGCGTAAGCAGGAACTAAATTCTGATGTAGGATaattaaaatcaacattttcCTGAGAAGTAATGAGTCAGATTGAACATTAACAGCATCCTGACATTTCCAAGAGTCTTGTTTCACATTAgatacttttctctgttttaatctTCTACAGTTCAATACAGATCGCAAGAAGTTTTCTTTAATTAATATCTTTTGAAGGCAGAATGTGGTTTTAAATTCAATGTGATGCACTCCATTATATATCCATGTCTCCCAGAATGTGATCAGATGTGTTGTTCTGCCACCTGCTGGAAACTCTTAACAGGTTAAAACAGCTCTGCTAAATTATTTTCCCAGGTTATCTTTCAACCCCCTTTCCACTGCGAGAACACCTGGATATTCCCATAACCTGAACTTCTAAGAACCTTGTGAAGCTTTGCTCCTTGCATTTCCACTGTGAACATTATGGAATTCATAATTAAAAAGGCTACAGAGGAACCTAATATGCAATTTTATGTACTGTTTAGTAGGTAAATTAAGTGATTGAGAGACAGACACCAATGGAAGAAACTGCTTCATCAAATTTATATAATCTTGTTTCATCTTTTTACTTATTTCCCTGCATTGTTTGGCTTTGTTTAATGTCTCATTCTTTCCCAAATGATGAGAAATCTTCTGGTTTGGTTTTTGTTACTAATAGCCGATAATACCCAATTACAAATGAGAAACAGGACATTTCATTAATCCAATAAGCATTCTTCGTTGTTCTACATGGAACGATTTTCTACTTAGAGAAGCTTGATTGACAAGTACTTCATTAAATATCAGGACAATGAATGGCCCCGGGGACCTCGGCATGAGTTTCCCGTTTACCTGATGTCATTATGGTGGTTTGCCTGGGCAGGTGGTGGGGGTACCAAGGAGCCTGTTATGACCCAGGGGGCACCAGAGGCTGGAAGAGAGGTGGGACTCATGTACTCATTCTCCTCACAGTCAGACAACAGCTTCTCTCCGCTCGTCACCGCTGACGCTGGAAGAGATCTGGAAAATACAAAGCAGGGAGGGATTTTGACTCTTTCATTTGTGatgtatataatatttttgaGATATCTGAGGTCAAAGAATATGCATAAAATTGGCAACACACAATTCATTtagacaacacaaacacttgtgAATACAGGCCTTGAAACTACATGTAATGATATTTTTTAACGTgactgtaacattttaaaatttcatctaTCAATGAATTTTGTGTGGTTCCTTGTATATTCCATATTGATTCTATAATTTTCACCTGAGCAGTTCAAAACATTTGCaatactgtgtttatttttgtatcttAAGAAGATGGATAAGAGACTTGTGCCACGTACAGTTGTGttcataagtttacataccctggtagaatttgtgaaatattggccattttttttggaaaatatgactgatcatgctgaaaacttttgttttatttagggATAGTAGTcaggtgaagccatttattCTCACATAATTGTATTTGCCCTTTTTGCATCATAATGATAACTGAAATCACCAAAATGGCCCCGATCAAAAGTTTACATATTCTTGAATGTTTGGcctgataataaacacacaagttgaTACACACAGGTTTAAACAGCTATGAAAGGTAAGTTTCCACACCTGtgatttgtttgattgtaattagtatctgtgtataaatagtcaatgaGTTTCTCAGCTCTTGAGAGACCCTGCACATTTCAATCAGGGCTGCTCTGACTTTACTGGATACTGAGCCATgaggaaagcaaaagaactgTCAAGGGTAGTTGAACTTTATAAATCaggaaaaggatataaaaagatatccaaagatttgaaaatgccaatcagTAGTGTTCAAGCTCTGATGAAGAAGTGGAAAATGAAAGGTTCTGTTGTTACCAAGCCACGGTCAGGTAGAACAAGAAAGATTTCAGCCACAATTTCCAGAAAAATTGTTCTGGTTGCAAAGAAAAAACCCCACATGTAACTTCAGCTGAAAGTTGCATGTGGCTGTCTCAAGATGCATAATAAGGAGGTACTTGAACAAAACTGCcagagaaaaaaagctgttaCTGTGCCAACGCCACAAAACAGCCCACTTACAATCTGCCAAACAGCAACTACACAAGCCTCAAAACTTCTGGAACAAAGTTATTTGGAGTGACCAAAATTGAGTTTTATGGTCACAACTATAGACACTATGAATGGTACACATCTTACAGATTCTGCCAGGGTATGTAaactaaccctgaccctaaacttatgagcacaactgtatatgaatagagctgcaacaattagttgattaatcaattgacagaaaattaattggcaaccaTTTTTGATAtcgattcaattcaattaattattctagtcattttgtaagcttttagtcatttttagcTAATAATTAAAACTTGCCGggttcagcttttcaaatgtgaagatttcaCACTTTAATTTGtaatacatgacagtaaacttaaCATCTTGACTACCTCAATTTTATAGACCAAGCGataaattgactaattgatAATATAATCAGGAAAtaaatccataatgaaaataatcattagttcaGGTCTCGTGTGTGAATGGTatgaatattgtgttttttatgttaatcTGTTGTATTTCAGTACGGTTTTAAGCTGCTTAAAATCCAAAAAAGGGGAACTTTGTACATCCACACCAGCAGGGAACACATTATGACTTAGATTTTAAAGCATCTGACTCACTTAAGGTATTAAAGTATGACATATTTTACGTCtctcaaaatttaaaaacagcagtgtaAGAAACATGTTGATTAAAAGGTTCTGCTCAATTGGCCAAAAGCCATTTGCCATTTACAGGCATTTGCTTCTCCTCAGTTCTTGTTTTatcatgtttctctctttccaccGCACCTCACAGCAGCGGAGCCTCTTACCTTGCAGCCAGGCAGTAGATGGCGTTGGTAGCTGCCTGAGGTTTGCTTCCCTCTCCGCCGGTTCCGTTGCTCTGAGGGATGGACGACATGGCTGAGGGGGCCTTGGTTACGGGCCGTGGGACCATGTAGTTGGCAGCCCAGGCGGGCTGGTCTGGGGTGGAGGGCAGGGGTCTCCTCTGGAGTCTGGAGTCCTGGCTGACCAAGGAAGGGCGCTccggagggggaggagggggtaaCTCTCTCAGGGCTGGAGGCAGAGGTAGAGGCTTGTCTCTGTGAGTGGCTGCAATCTGGAGTGGAAGACGGGTGGAGGTAGATGTTATTAACCAAAAAGATATGAAGACACAAGACAGGAAATGGGGGTGCACCGTTAACCTAATTATGTGAGTAAGATGGTTGAAATATTTACATGATAGATAGAGTAACTGGAGTTTTATATTAACCTAGTTATAAATCAAAAGTGCATGTAAGCATGtatgactgaaaaaaatacaaccttTTGTCTGTCAGTCTGCTCTAGATTATTAAAagtaccaaaaaaaaatcacttctaattaactttttttccactttttagCAAACAGatagtaacacaaagagggaattgtACCATAAAAAGACTAACTTCAGAAGATTTGTTCAACTCAAGCTGCTAAagtctcatattagcttcagttgaactttgaaatgtgtttttacacagaacaagTACTGTGGACTCCCCATCGCTTCCATTTCAATCATGTTCTCTTTACAGCCAGTATGGCGGAAAGGGACAATTAAAGTGATCAAATCAATCACAAATcaagctcacaaacacacacacacacacttaccttGGCTGTGGCTCCTTGGCTCAGTGCACAGTGGGAGCTGGAGGGTCTCTGCTGCAGGAGGTCGAGCCGGGGGGGCACCGGAGGCAGCTGAGACACCGGAGATGGCGGGCGCtcaacctacacacacacacacacatatatacagtatatatgtttAGATGAGTTGATGTTTGTGTATTCGAGGTTTTTGTATGTGGTATTCTGACCTTGGTGCACGCCAGTCTGCTCATGACTAAGTGCTGGTCTTCCAAGCGATCGTCATCTTCTTCATCATTGCCAGTAGCTTCTGCTCTGTTGGACCCCTGGAAACCAGCAAAGGAAGCCCCGCTGGCCTTCGGGTGGAAGGGATCCACCACGATGGGCTCCGTGCCTTTAATCTCACAGCGGCAAAACGGGCAACCCTGACCCTCCGActcctgatacacacacacacaggaagcgCAGTTAAACCACCGAGTTTTAAATAgtagtaaaaaaatataaaatattgggGATAATATTAATTTGCAGTAACTATTAAAAGTCAAAcgcaaaaatgctaaaatttgTGTGCATAAAAAAGACACTGCTTCATGTTCTGTGGAAcagcaatgatgatgatgttttgcTTTTCATGGTTATTATCAAAACGGAAGGAAAATATTGGTCATACAATtggtcatttttatttgttaaaagaGCTACTAAAGCTCTTACTGTATATGAGCAAAACACTCTTTCCTGTTCCTGTTATTCTTGTTCACCTGGCAGCTTTTACTGTTACAAGTGACTGATGGTGACTCAGATTATTCATGTTCATTTCTGAAGAAAcatcacaaatctgaaagttgCAACACATCTTTATGGTGCAAGAAACAACACCTACCTTTTTAGTTTTGTGCTACTTTAAGTCCAACAcgaatgaataaaacatttccagcagtaaataaaagaaagatgGACTTCCCCCTTGTTTTTACTGTCAGGATTTATAGAGCTGCTATAAACAAGTGTGATTAAACAGTAAGTATAAAGTGCAGCATCACCTGCCAGGCGGTCAGACAGGAAGTGCACATCAGGTGTCTGCACGGCTCGATCTTCACATCCTTGTCGTTCTCTGCGCAGATCTTACAAAGCTGGAAAGTGGAGCCCATCTCGCAGTACAACTCGTACTGCTCCTGCACggatgaaagaaagaaacaagagtGTTTATTTACCATAGTGGAATTAATTTGCCTTATAACAGTGCATCCTTGGCAATGTGTGGCTACAGCACTTGTGTACTAAAAGCAAAGGGAGCAAAGGGGTTTGACTGGTCAGCAGATAAGAAACAGATGAAGCCAAACCTGAGTAACTTTGATGTGGTCCTGCGGAGAAGGTTCACACAGCCCTGTTAGATCTGGATTCTGCGCACGACCATCTGGGAACAGATAGCTGGAGAACCACcacaacacatacaaacacagtatTATATAACATTTTCCTTCATGCTTTATTAATTATTGTTTCTAGATTAAATGTCACTGTGGGGGGTTAATGGAAACAAAGTGTCCACCCACGCTGAGAaggagcagcagaagaagagactATAGATGACAACAAATGGCAGAAGAGACcgtctttatttatgttatttaccaaatttaACCAAGTTGACGATAATTGCTGTCTTCATCACTAAAAGAGCGAGCTACAAACCTTAAACATCCACTTTTAAAAGACCACAGTCGTATTCCTTTCATGCAGAACGAGCTGCACTCATCTCTCtaagttctttttttgttgtaaaatactttttttattttaccagtGAAATGTGTGACTGTACAAGGTTGAAACAAATTATTCAGCATAAAACTTATCACAATCTCCTGCTCTGATCTTCTACGCTGGTGTGAAATAGTAAAGCTGCACAGGAAGAGATAAGTTTTCTATTTATAAAGAGCAGAAATTTATGTAAATAATACTGTTAGTGCATCCTTATATACTGTGTAAAGTCAGAAAAAACTGCAGCTACAACTCTGACCTGCTGCCATCAATGCAAAGTAAAGATATTTGCAGAAATGTAATTAAGAAACTTGGACATAAACTTACTACTCGTCTAGCTGATTAAAATAGCTTTTCTGGACTCTATTTTTCTTTAAACGTGTATGAACTATAACATTATGTACTCTAAAAATGTATACAGTGGTGCATTGACACTGCGTTGTAATGGGACTCACAATCCCTCTCTGTATCCATCAATGAGGGCTTGGAAGAGTGGTTTGTTATGGGGGATGGTTTGCAGGATGTTCCCATCAGCCGTCACGTAGCCGATCGCCCACTGGCCCAGCCGAGTGCAGCTCAGCCTGAAGATGTagctgagagaaagaaaacagtctCAACCgatggcacacacacaggcagcgaTATGTTTAATGCAGTTAGGAATCAGACTCTTGGGTTATTCCTCTGAGATGTAGAACTGCAGCTATCAGTCGATCCACAGAAAATgtataattgattgattgttttaagtaatttctacagaaaaaagtgtgaatttttctgggttttttggTCCTctatgatagaaaactgaagatctttaggttgtttgggacaaaacatgacaatttAGGTTGCATCTTAGGATTTGGGAAGCTGTaacgtttttcaccattttctgatttttataggctaaacaactaatcaagaaaataatcaacagattaactgataatgaaaagagTTAGTGGCAACCCTTCTTACAAAACATAcaaagcttaaaaatcctgaGGAGGCAACATTTCAATGCACTGTGGTTTCCATAGTTACATGTATTTCTGATCAACACAGGATGTTGCAATGCAGAAATGTTTCAAAACAAAGTGTTCAGGAAGTTACTTGAAGATATTCGTCACTCTGAGGGTTTGTCAGCGTCTTACCTGCCGGGCTTGTGGATGAACCTGTGCAGTCGAGCCTTGACTTCATCGTAAGTGAGGAAGGCCATGTAACCAGGGTGTGTGACCGCCAGACTGTTCCAGTTCCTTAAAAGAGACGACCACGgctacacaaaacacacacagatcagctgttttaAGCCACGTTCAGCTTTTCTGTCAAACTTTCCGCTACAGGAATTTATTGACCCGTGACCAGAACTTTCCATAGACCTAAACCTGTTGGAACCTAATCGGACTGACTTTATTGATCAAAACAACTTCCATTTAATCACAATCAAGCCCATGAATCATGaaggaaaatagaaaaaatttggattttttatgaataaaacattttcccGTTATAGCTGTTAGATTTACATTTAAGAATGTCAAATTTTAGGGTCTTTGCATTCAAATTGTGATAAAATCTTTAATGGAAagtttaaaatgatgtttataaaatgttgaaaaatacagaagtttccctttaaaccTTCAACCTGCCCTGAACACAGAGATGCACAAATACTGTTGCAGAACATCAGCTTAGTTAATATATCGTTGATCAATCCAATGCATTCTCCATGCACGCACGTCCACACTGCAGAGGGCAGGTGCTGGACTGAAAGTGAGCCAATAACTATCTCACACACAGCAGGGCTCCAATGTCCACAACTGCTCTTCATCAGACTAAAAACTTTTAGTCTGATGAAGAGCAGTTGTGCTCAAAACGTCACCTTGGTGCAATAAATTCTGACTCCAAAATTAAGCAACGCAGCAGAATGTCCTTAGTATCAGTTTCCATGTAGAGTCCATCATTTATCTTCTTATCTACGCAGCAGAAATTTATGCCAGATTCACTGAAAGAGCGATGACACGAGCTGAAACACGCTGGCTTTGCACTCTTGTGTCAAAACAATGAACCTCTTTGATATCTCTCCACAGCTTTTTCCACTTAACGCTGCATCATTTTTGATTCTCTGAACTCATTAATGATCAAAAGCCTCTTAAGTGTTACTGACTGTTTCACACTACATTGATCTGTAGATGCTGTGACATAGCCCCAGAGCGCTCTACTGTTACCTGGAAGAGCCTGGTGAAGATGTCAAATTCAAAGACAGAAATGTAGTCGTTGCAGGTGAGGTCGATGGTGGACTTGAGGGCCATGGCCTCCAGGCCAGAGCTGATAGGATGAAACTCGTGGAGAGCCTGACGAAAGGTCCTCCAGGGCACTATGGTCCTGcgaggggaggaagaggatcATACATCATGTTTGCAACCTCAGACAGCaactaccaaaaaaaaaaccgtGTGAATGGAATGAAAGGGCTGAAAATGTCAGGGTAACATTTAACTCACAAGCATAGAATCTAATGGGAAACgggaaaattacaaaaatatacaaatctGCTAATTTAATGTTCAAGCCAACGCCTTAATTTACATAATTACAGAATGAAGTTTACAAgcacagactttaaaaaatgtatcaaatattTGATAAAGTAGAAACTCACTTGTCCCCAAATGACCTTCTCCAAAACTCGGCAGCATCTGCTTTAGTGATCCTGAAGTTGTCGCCCTGAAATAGGCCATTGGGGAAGATGGCTTTTAGCTCCGCTAGCATGTGACTGAAGATCAGAGACAGCTTGGTGAGGTTTCGCCTGAGTGTGAAGGAAGAGGAAGCGACAGAACGCAAAGACAAGTTATTAAGGCACATTATCAGGCAAATATTCATCTAAATTCATCTTAGTTGCCAAAAAGGTTACAAGCATTAAACAAACATGTATATATGAATGTAGACCTTTATTATGcttgtatttatactgtgtgtcTCTATTATTCATCCAAGTTCTTTTAGATGAAATGGCCAGCATTATTAGGGTAGGTATGCTTAAAATCTTTTATAATTATTGAATACTGGGGTCTAAAAGGGCCATAATGTTTAAACCTCCCTTCAACAGTTTGATGAACAGGACTGTATTTAGTACAGCGTTGGTGACATTTCCTAAACCCCCTCGATATCTATGAGGAAACGCTCGATTAAAATCACAGTGCGTCAGAGGAAGGATGAACCTTTGCTTAGTAATGGTTTTCtgagaaagaggaagtggaTGTGATTGCGACAGACtaatcatgcatttattttagtGATTCTACTTCAGTGCACATGGTTGGTGTACCTTTTTGTCATATGCTGCATTTCACCACAGTGATGGAAAGTGTAAATATGGAGAAACTTCatgttattaataataacaaaacagatCAGTATCTTTCATTGGTTCTTTTAGATACACTGGTAACCTGTTTAAAGCCCTTTAATGTATTATAATTATGTTTATAGATCGCTGGCAACTTAACTTGACCGTACAGAATGATAAAATTAAGGTAAATGCTATGTAAATGAGCTATTTTGATATGTTTCTAAATTTTGTTCTTCATTGTCTAATGAAATTTCTAAGGCGGGAATTCAGAGGACTCATTTTGAACGGCTTTACTTGCAATTTTGGATTTCAGCTCAGCAAAAACAAAGCATGGACATGAAATTAGATgatcaacagcaaaataatctgcaactaATCTGATAATGAGTTAAATGTTTAAGACgctttttaagcaaaaatgcaaatttgCTGCCACTCTTAAGtcttatgtgacagtaaattcaatatctttgaattttagactgttggtcgaaCACAAGAAGCAATTTGATGATACTACAACAGGCTTTaggacatttttcagtgttttctggaATTACGTAGATCAAACAATTCATTGAATTCATTCATTGCAGCCCTAAGATGAAACCACTTACTCTAAATCAACTCATACTATGTGCAATTCTGTACTGTTAAGTCATGTAATCCAGGTCTTATTGTATGTATATTGAGCTAACTCAATGATTAGCCTCTTTGGTACATCTGTCAGTCCTTTCACATCTGGATGTATTAGCCTATTTTCCCTCCAAAGGATTAATGAACGTTCATCATGTCATACCTGGGTTGGGAATTCTCCTCATACATCCTCTCCTTTGCTTCCTTAAAAAGGCTCATAGTCTGCTTAGTCTTGTTGGTCAAGTTCTCCATGACGACGCGAAAATACTCGTTCTCCCCAAGAATCTCCATTCTGCCCTCATATCTGGAGAGAACGGTGCGTAGGTGCTGGTAGGTATCAGGCAGCAAGTCCAGGATGTAAGGTGGGCTGTTCTTCAATGCCACCTTGGGGTTCTGGCACAAACGCACCACCTGAACAGGAAGCACAA
Proteins encoded in this region:
- the LOC121910739 gene encoding E3 ubiquitin-protein ligase CBL-like isoform X2; translated protein: MAGNPRRGAGLIGLMKDAFQPHQQPLQPHQPAVVDKKMVEKCWKLMDKVVRLCQNPKVALKNSPPYILDLLPDTYQHLRTVLSRYEGRMEILGENEYFRVVMENLTNKTKQTMSLFKEAKERMYEENSQPRRNLTKLSLIFSHMLAELKAIFPNGLFQGDNFRITKADAAEFWRRSFGDKTIVPWRTFRQALHEFHPISSGLEAMALKSTIDLTCNDYISVFEFDIFTRLFQPWSSLLRNWNSLAVTHPGYMAFLTYDEVKARLHRFIHKPGSYIFRLSCTRLGQWAIGYVTADGNILQTIPHNKPLFQALIDGYREGFYLFPDGRAQNPDLTGLCEPSPQDHIKVTQEQYELYCEMGSTFQLCKICAENDKDVKIEPCRHLMCTSCLTAWQESEGQGCPFCRCEIKGTEPIVVDPFHPKASGASFAGFQGSNRAEATGNDEEDDDRLEDQHLVMSRLACTKVERPPSPVSQLPPVPPRLDLLQQRPSSSHCALSQGATAKIAATHRDKPLPLPPALRELPPPPPPERPSLVSQDSRLQRRPLPSTPDQPAWAANYMVPRPVTKAPSAMSSIPQSNGTGGEGSKPQAATNAIYCLAARSLPASAVTSGEKLLSDCEENEYMSPTSLPASGAPWVITGSLVPPPPAQANHHNDISEVGESDSEDPQVYESMCNIQAQAGASETAQTSDLDHPQHSAAVSQDNPQEASLEDVYEYDCPRPVVPPAPTRRTLAEIGGPSTAFSALSIDSAVEAGMFAASVSPEQPPKPLPRRANSDRRPQPSSREFPARLPDIPGPSSSASSPPPPPLPPPAGPGSLALNGEIECLISQGYSIQDIQKALMIAQNNLETAKNILREFVSIPSTAHIAT
- the LOC121910739 gene encoding E3 ubiquitin-protein ligase CBL-like isoform X1, which encodes MAGNPRRGAGLIGLMKDAFQPHQQPLQPHQPAVVDKKMVEKCWKLMDKVVRLCQNPKVALKNSPPYILDLLPDTYQHLRTVLSRYEGRMEILGENEYFRVVMENLTNKTKQTMSLFKEAKERMYEENSQPRRNLTKLSLIFSHMLAELKAIFPNGLFQGDNFRITKADAAEFWRRSFGDKTIVPWRTFRQALHEFHPISSGLEAMALKSTIDLTCNDYISVFEFDIFTRLFQPWSSLLRNWNSLAVTHPGYMAFLTYDEVKARLHRFIHKPGSYIFRLSCTRLGQWAIGYVTADGNILQTIPHNKPLFQALIDGYREGFYLFPDGRAQNPDLTGLCEPSPQDHIKVTQEQYELYCEMGSTFQLCKICAENDKDVKIEPCRHLMCTSCLTAWQESEGQGCPFCRCEIKGTEPIVVDPFHPKASGASFAGFQGSNRAEATGNDEEDDDRLEDQHLVMSRLACTKVERPPSPVSQLPPVPPRLDLLQQRPSSSHCALSQGATAKIAATHRDKPLPLPPALRELPPPPPPERPSLVSQDSRLQRRPLPSTPDQPAWAANYMVPRPVTKAPSAMSSIPQSNGTGGEGSKPQAATNAIYCLAARSLPASAVTSGEKLLSDCEENEYMSPTSLPASGAPWVITGSLVPPPPAQANHHNDISSEVGESDSEDPQVYESMCNIQAQAGASETAQTSDLDHPQHSAAVSQDNPQEASLEDVYEYDCPRPVVPPAPTRRTLAEIGGPSTAFSALSIDSAVEAGMFAASVSPEQPPKPLPRRANSDRRPQPSSREFPARLPDIPGPSSSASSPPPPPLPPPAGPGSLALNGEIECLISQGYSIQDIQKALMIAQNNLETAKNILREFVSIPSTAHIAT